The genomic segment NNNNNNNNNNNNNNNNNNNNNNNNNNNNNNNNNNNNNNNNNNNNNNNNNNNNNNNNNNNNNNNNNNNNNNNNNNNNNNNNNNNNNNNNNNNNNNNNNNNNNNNNNNNNNNNNNNNNNNNNNNNNNNNNNNNNNNNNNNNNNNNNNNNNNNNNNNNNNNNNNNNNNNNNNNNNNNNNNNNNNNNNNNNNNNNNNNNNNNNNNNNNNNNNNNNNNNNNNNNNNNNNNNNNNNNNNNNNNNNNNNNNNNNNNNNNNNNNNNNNNNNNNNNNNNNNNNNNNNNNNNNNNNNNNNNNNNNNNNNNNNNNNNNNNNNNNNNNNNNNNNNNNNNNNNNNNNNNNNNNNNNNNNNNNNNNNNNNNNNNNNNNNNNNNNNNNNNNNNNNNNNNNNNNNNNNNNNNNNNNNNNNNNNNNNNNNNNNNNNNNNNNNNNNNNNNNNNNNNNNNNNNNNNNNNNNNNNNNNNNNNNNNNNNNNNNNNNNNNNNNNNNNNNNNNNNNNNNNNNNNNNNNNNNNNNNNNNNNNNNNNNNNNNNNNNNNNNNNNNNNNNNNNNNNNNNNNNNNNNNNNNNNNNNNNNNNNNNNNNNNNNNNNNNNNNNNNNNNNNNNNNNNNNNNNNNNNNNNNNNNNNNNNNNNNNNNNNNNNNNNNNNNNNNNNNNNNNNNNNNNNNNNNNNNNNNNNNNNNNNNNNNNNNNNNNNNNNNNNNNNNNNNNNNNNNNNNNNNNNNNNNNNNNNNNNNNNNNNNNNNNNNNNNNNNNNNNNNNNNNNNNNNNNNNNNNNNNNNNNNNNNNNNNNNNNNNNNNNNNNNNNNNNNNNNNNNNNNNNNNNNNNNNNNNNNNNNNNNNNNNNNNNNNNNNNNNNNNNNNNNNNNNNNNNNNNNNNNNNNNNNNNNNNNNNNNNNNNNNNNNNNNNNNNNNNNNNNNNNNNNNNNNNNNNNNNNNNNNNNNNNNNNNNNNNNNNNNNNNNNNNNNNNNNNNNNNNNNNNNNNNNNNNNNNNNNNNNNNNNNNNNNNNNNNNNNNNNNNNNNNNNNNNNNNNNNNNNNNNNNNNNNNNNNNNNNNNNNNNNNNNNNNNNNNNNNNNNNNNNNNNNNNNNNNNNNNNNNNNNNNNNNNNNNNNNNNNNNNNNNNNNNNNNNNNNNNNNNNNNNNNNNNNNNNNNNNNNNNNNNNNNNNNNNNNNNNNNNNNNNNNNNNNNNNNNNNNNNNNNNNNNNNNNNNNNNNNNNNNNNNNNNNNNNNNNNNNNNNNNNNNNNNNNNNNNNNNNNNNNNNNNNNNNNNNNNNNNNNNNNNNNNNNNNNNNNNNNNNNNNNNNNNNNNNNNNNNNNNNNNNNNNNNNNNNNNNNNNNNNNNNNNNNNNNNNNNNNNNNNNNNNNNNNNNNNNNNNNNNNNNNNNNNNNNNNNNNNNNNNNNNNNNNNNNNNNNNNNNNNNNNNNNNNNNNNNNNNNNNNNNNNNNNNNNNNNNNNNNNNNNNNNNNNNNNNNNNNNNNNNNNNNNNNNNNNNNNNNNNNNNNNNNNNNNNNNNNNNNNNNNNNNNNNNNNNNNNNNNNNNNNNNNNNNNNNNNNNNNNNNNNNNNNNNNNNNNNNNNNNNNNNNNNNNNNNNNNNNNNNNNNNNNNNNNNNNNNNNNNNNNNNNNNNNNNNNNNNNNNNNNNNNNNNNNNNNNNNNNNNNNNNNNNNNNNNNNNNNNNNNNNNNNNNNNNNNNNNNNNNNNNNNNNNNNNNNNNNNNNNNNNNNNNNNNNNNNNNNNNNNNNNNNNNNNNNNNNNNNNNNNNNNNNNNNNNNNNNNNNNNNNNNNNNNNNNNNNNNNNNNNNNNNNNNNNNNNNNNNNNNNNNNNNNNNNNNNNNNNNNNNNNNNNNNNNNNNNNNNNNNNNNNNNNNNNNNNNNNNNNNNNNNNNNNNNNNNNNNNNNNNNNNNNNNNNNNNNNNNNNNNNNNNNNNNNNNNNNNNNNNNNNNNNNNNNNNNNNNNNNNNNNNNNNNNNNNNNNNNNNNNNNNNNNNNNNNNNNNNNNNNNNNNNNNNNNNNNNNNNNNNNNNNNNNNNNNNNNNNNNNNNNNNNNNNNNNNNNNNNNNNNNNNNNNNNNNNNNNNNNNNNNNNNNNNNNNNNNNNNNNNNNNNNNNNNNNNNNNNNNNNNNNNNNNNNNNNNNNNNtaattttatcataattaggtggtatgtgtttaattcttctagattttaaatgaattattaattttaatttaatactaaatattaatgtaattaagtaggctaatctttgtgagttttcttttgttttatttagacttatatattctgaataattactaattaaagattctttaatttttctaaaaatttatctatttttaaatggtcttcgcataattaatttaataatttatagataaattctaataactctaacatatatctcatattttttaaattattggacTTTGATACCAATGGTAGGAGCTGCGGATACGATAAACACAATTCAATCTGAAGTAGACAGAAACTGTTGGCACAAAACTGGAAGTTGTCTTCTTGGACAACGCAAATACCAAGTTCAAAGAGGacaagatatttatatatatgtatatcgaGAGGGAACTGATAAAATGATACTAGAATTCTGAAATCAAAATCTAAGTTTGGGACGGGACAACAATATTTACCTACTGAACAAAGGAATAAAATTTAGGAAGTAAAGAATCGGCACCAGGTGCATGTGGAGAATTACAGCTTTGTCTTGTAATGACAAGTCTGGTTGACGAGCTTCCTGTTAAGAACATCGATGTACAAATCGCAGGTAGTGGAAGACTTGACATGAATCTTGAAGAGAACATGGACCACCCCAGACAATTTGACGTAAGTAGTAAGGGGTAACCCACCGGACATGACATCGGAATACAAACCAGAGTTGGAAAATAAACGATCGGCCATCACGGTGAGGATAATATTCATTGGACGCGTTTCGCGGGAGCCAATTTTGCCGGCGGGAACAGGGGCATCTCCGACGACTTGGCCTTTGTACTGAAGGGTAGCAGAGGTGGAGTCGTAGTTGAACCCGACCCGATTGGGATT from the Capsicum annuum cultivar UCD-10X-F1 chromosome 9, UCD10Xv1.1, whole genome shotgun sequence genome contains:
- the LOC107841357 gene encoding uncharacterized protein LOC107841357 encodes the protein MDLESRQGKESPGGMAHPNYRSSSKKKRARNCCFISLAVLILLGLLFLILGLTVFKAKKPVITVNSVVLRDLGVSFDITRLQVHLNVTLQADLSVRNPNRVGFNYDSTSATLQYKGQVVGDAPVPAGKIGSRETRPMNIILTVMADRLFSNSGLYSDVMSGGLPLTTYVKLSGVVHVLFKIHVKSSTTCDLYIDVLNRKLVNQTCHYKTKL